The Vitis vinifera cultivar Pinot Noir 40024 chromosome 1, ASM3070453v1 DNA segment ATGCGCCCCAGAAAGAATGTGTATTCTAAATtcaaaaaagcaaaagaaaaactGGGAAACCACCAGAGGGCTAATTAGTTGACTCTAGAGTACGGTAATCTTATGTATTTTGTATAGAAAAAGGATAATGCATAATGAAAGTTATAGCTTCCCATTCCTATACTACTAATAGATAGCATGAGTAAAAGGTAGAATATAGATCATATAAGCAGATTAAATCAATTGACACACTATACCTCCGGAATTCCTCACTGTTGCTAATTCCCATATAATCAACATGGCGCCTGTCATCAGAGGTGTAAGACTCAAGAATTGCGGACATTATCTTGGTGAGCCTTTGGCCAACTGCAGCAGCGGTTTTGGGCTCACTGTCATTTGTTGATCCCCGAAAATTGATACATCTAGGAATAAAAGGCTCATGCTCAAGGAAACGGTAGAAATGATTTCCAGCCTCAAAATCATGTTCCCTGCAGATGGTACTTGTATTGAGATCATATAAAACTGAAACTTGTCTTACAGAGTCAATAGATTCATTATGAGGGATGAGGACTTACCTGAAGACATGATGGATGAAGTGCTTCCTAGCCAACTGCTTCCCAATCTCAATGGCCTACATATATTGTAATATAAATTTCACTAAGACCCATAGAGATATAGATACTTAGAAGCAGATACAAACAGATACATTTGAAATTATAAGAATTATTCATCCAATTCTTCACCAATCTGCTGTTCCAGTAGATTGGCATCGtttggtatattttttttttgctaaatcaGAAGTAATAATGCTATATCCATGCAAATGCAGATACAAAGTGTTGCATTCCTCAAAATAATTCACAAGGCAGGTTAACTCAAAGATGCACTTGGATGCCTAACACAATCTACTTTCCCAGAGCAATACTTGGCTCAACATGATTGTATGGCATACTTAATTTGACATTTAttcttattaaataattaattatattttaatttttgcaaAACTAAAATCATATAACTAAAGCAATTATTTagataaatatatcatttaaacaattttaattaattcctAGCCTTCTATAATGTAACAAGGAAAAGGCCCCTTATTAGTATAAaggaagaacaagaagaaaagaCCAATTTGCTCCTCCAATCCAATTATACAAAATTAAAGGTCTTTACtatttgccctttttttttcactGCATCTACCTTTTGCTGTAGTAATTCAAAGAAGAACAAATTCAGCCACACGAGAAAGGCCGGACAATAGGTAGGAGGCTCATGGGTGTTAGGTCATAACAATCAATCAAAAGCATGGAACAGGTGGGTAATATGAGGGAGCCAAGATTTTAAAAAGGGGAGCGTTCCTGTATAATAAGATGGGACCCCCTCTCACTAACAGCCATAAGTGGCTTCAAACTTTTTAACTTTCAAAAGAATCATATCAGCCCGTTGGGTGTCTCACCCCTTCATAATAACCATGAAGCTGGAGAGTTGACATGTGATCCAGGACGACAAACAGCAAGTACATTTGCAAATACACATTAGGTAATCACTAAtcagtaatttttaaaaatttgaaataatatatgaaGTTAATCCTAAAAGGTAGCTCACCAAACAGTCTCTTctccaaaatttaattccaaataaatatctataaaatcaaCCAAACTCATTCAAGCGTAATTCTTAATCTACGCTGGTTGCAACTgtttaaatatatagattaaaaaaacaattttgaagacTTCATCTTGAAGctgaaattattataataagcTCAAAGTTCACTTTATAGTGTTTTTTAGTAGTGAATCACCTCACCATGTAAAAAATGTTTTGGATGATTGGATCCcaacaaacatatataattttctagaaaatgaaaaatacttgTCCTACAGAAAAGAAATCCATCCAATCCGTGATTATAATATGGGATAAGGATcatgattttaataatttccCTTCTAGATGAAGCTAAAATTAGACATAATTATTTGGATGTATCTAGAAATGtatctttatttctttaataattaaaaagattaataaattataataaatgttataaaaaactaatttagtATAATCATGAAAATCCAATTTGGTATAATCATTAaatgatgattttaaaaagaaaaaaaaaattcttattatattactataattataatttgattttgggTAAAACTAAAAGAGAGTGCCGATTCTCCATTTTAATCATAGCTGAGGCGTGTTCGTCATCATTGGTGTTTGGCAGCTCCTGTGTACGTTCCTAACTAAAAGGATATAACCGTCATTCTAGGTCACGTGTTTTACTGGAtgcttttatttacttttttaaatcCCTCAGACTACGGCTAGTCAGCGATTTGGCAGTCTTGACTTCATTTCAAATTGAATcagtaaaagaaaaaggatgagAACAATCCCATGTATCGCACCCCACCAAACTAAATAGTCTCACGGAGTCAGTGCCGCACGATGCGACAAAAATGAAGTTTGTTCCAGCGAGACCATCTAATACTGTGGCGTGCGACACACTAGATTAGGATATCCAACGTACCTTCTTCCTGCCGCAATCGAAGTGCTGAATCATCACCTCCAGCATCTCAGCGCCGGCGAAGCAGTTGTTCACGATTTTCATCTTCATCAGACGGTCTTGAATTGGCAGTCTTTGCCGCAAAACCCTAACTATCGCGATCATCTCGTCGGTGGTATCTTCCTCGTAATCGTCGAAACCGTACACCGGTGGTGCTGGGGCGTCGTCGGGGCATTTCCTCCCGAGCATCTCCGTCAGCCTACGGTCAAAGTCCCCGCTGTTCCGAAGCGAATTCAGAGCCACCAGACCTCCAAAGAACTTCTCGTTGAAGAAAATCTGTGGTACGGACGACGTCCCAGTTCTTTCCATCAGCTCTTTCTCTCTCGACGGATACACATCGACGTTGATTTCCACGAATTTAAGACCTTTCTCTCTGAAGAACAATCGAACCGCAGTACAGTCCCTGCAATTCGATCTGGAAAAAAAACTGATTCGACCTTTGAGCGCGAAGTCTCTGTTTTCATCCTTCTGCTTCACGATCACCTTGAGTCCCGAGAGATTGAACTCTGTCACATTATTCCACTTCGATTTCGATTCATCGCTCTCTTTGAAAGACGATATCCGCTTGACGATTGCCGCCGATAAGCTATTGCTCCGGTCTCGGATGTATTTACCAATTGCTGGCAAGTTCTCCGTTAAGGACTGCGATCGCTCTACTCGATAATAATCTTCCATCGATGGAGGATTCAAGAGTCCCGGTGGTGCCTCTGGCTTTGGTAGCTGCGAATGAGGAGGAATGATCTGTTCATCGCCGTTGGTTTCGGAGCTAACGGCTGTATCAGCACCGGAGCCAAGGTCCTCTAATGGAACATTCTGAACTTCATTCAAATTTTCCGTCATTATAGACATGTCCTGACGATCTTCAACAGGTACGTGTCTCTTCTCGATCTCGATTTCAGAGAATTGTTGATCCAATTCCATAGCTTCCTGTGAATCTTTTATCATATCCAACGGACATCGCTTTGCTTCCTGTTTTCCACTATCATCGGAAATCAAACCTCCCCCGTCTGAGAAAATCTCGGAACTGGAGAAATTTTCGCAAACGTATCCACCTGAAATAT contains these protein-coding regions:
- the LOC100263256 gene encoding uncharacterized protein LOC100263256; the encoded protein is MGSLNGDGIAGYDMAGEYERKGEKNSKEDISGGYVCENFSSSEIFSDGGGLISDDSGKQEAKRCPLDMIKDSQEAMELDQQFSEIEIEKRHVPVEDRQDMSIMTENLNEVQNVPLEDLGSGADTAVSSETNGDEQIIPPHSQLPKPEAPPGLLNPPSMEDYYRVERSQSLTENLPAIGKYIRDRSNSLSAAIVKRISSFKESDESKSKWNNVTEFNLSGLKVIVKQKDENRDFALKGRISFFSRSNCRDCTAVRLFFREKGLKFVEINVDVYPSREKELMERTGTSSVPQIFFNEKFFGGLVALNSLRNSGDFDRRLTEMLGRKCPDDAPAPPVYGFDDYEEDTTDEMIAIVRVLRQRLPIQDRLMKMKIVNNCFAGAEMLEVMIQHFDCGRKKAIEIGKQLARKHFIHHVFREHDFEAGNHFYRFLEHEPFIPRCINFRGSTNDSEPKTAAAVGQRLTKIMSAILESYTSDDRRHVDYMGISNSEEFRRYVNLVQDLHRVDILALSTDEKLAFFLNLYNAMVIHAVIRGGRPNGVIDRRSFFSDFQYLVGGNVYSLNIIKNGILRNNRRSPYSLMKPFSNADKRIELALPKVNPLIHFGLCNGTRSSPSVRFFSPKGVEAELRCAAREFFQRDGIEVDLDKRTVHLSRTLKWFNADFGQEKEVLKWIMDYLDATKAGLLTHLLSDGGAVNVAYHNYDWSVNS